From a single Asticcacaulis sp. MM231 genomic region:
- a CDS encoding ABC transporter ATP-binding protein produces MSQLTLTNVSVKLGQETVVHDVSADLTSGKLYVLVGPNGAGKTTLLKAMASLLPLKDGLIRFNGDELAGQTPARRAESIAYLPQDRSIAWDLACVDVAALGAQHLTPDLARQKSFAELQALGLQEVSDRGVFGLSGGQRARVLLARVLVSPAEVFLLDEPLIALDPAWQRQVLIRLKQRAEAGQTVILSLHDLHLAAQFADQVLLMHKGKLVRMDTPENIFVPELLSEVFNLKGELVSGDGQRTLRLESLPLL; encoded by the coding sequence ATGTCGCAGCTTACCCTCACGAATGTCAGCGTCAAATTGGGCCAGGAGACCGTGGTGCACGATGTCTCGGCCGATCTGACCTCCGGCAAGCTCTATGTGCTGGTGGGGCCCAATGGCGCCGGCAAGACGACCCTCCTCAAGGCCATGGCCAGCCTGCTGCCGTTGAAAGATGGCTTGATCCGCTTCAACGGCGATGAGCTGGCCGGCCAGACGCCGGCGCGGCGCGCCGAAAGCATCGCCTATCTGCCGCAGGATCGCAGCATCGCCTGGGATCTGGCTTGTGTCGATGTCGCGGCCCTGGGCGCGCAGCACCTGACGCCAGATCTGGCGCGGCAAAAGTCTTTCGCGGAATTGCAGGCACTGGGTTTACAGGAGGTGTCGGATCGCGGCGTCTTCGGCCTCTCCGGCGGGCAGCGTGCGCGTGTGCTGCTGGCGCGGGTTCTGGTCAGTCCGGCGGAGGTGTTCCTGCTCGATGAGCCGCTGATCGCGCTCGATCCGGCGTGGCAAAGGCAGGTGCTGATCCGGCTCAAACAACGCGCCGAAGCCGGCCAGACCGTCATCCTCAGCCTGCATGATCTTCACCTGGCGGCGCAGTTCGCCGATCAGGTTCTGCTGATGCACAAGGGTAAGCTGGTGAGGATGGATACGCCCGAAAACATCTTTGTTCCCGAACTGTTATCCGAAGTGTTTAACCTGAAGGGCGAACTGGTATCGGGTGATGGCCAGCGCACCCTCCGGCTGGAAAGCTTACCTCTTCTTTAG
- a CDS encoding lytic transglycosylase domain-containing protein, whose translation MQDAAAPPADTARPYIPSTLSGNDSALLQQALSAAKSRNFSQADSLASGLSSPVARKIVTWTIINNDGNIYSFAALDAARRDLWGWPREAKRQIAAEKLIGLSGMTAQQTVDWFKGSPPQTTEGATALITAYGNLTRTEEARALAKSWWRTKVFDALPQANFYQAFSTYLTQDDHQARLTCLELNYQSGNSQAIRDMTAYVGQHQADIANAVIAMRTSSASGDSLYQNALNGDLHNSTLAFARAKYLAGKGLEPLGFALLADLPPASASPDAASQLYSLRWGYFKAALKARNYRAAYDAMKGGGFEAGESKAEAEFFAGWVALIKLNDPDTAIRHFHELATAGTSPITQGRANYWLGRAYEARNRPATNGVDADATLAQRYYAQGGQYIYAFYGQMAAEKAGIKTITLGKDPVPSQADRDRFESRDLIKAARLLGSTGELDLFRAIVLHLDDVLPNAEEEALLVDLVGAYDLQLMAMKVARVSMQRGFYIPERAYPLRSVPNVPGPEKAFVLAITRQELSFDPSVRSHANARGMMQLIPSTARAVANRLNMGYSDSQLYEPEYNMTLGTYHLGELVDRFDGSYVMAAAGYNAGPSRMKTWVADCGDPRGATADALSFIECHPFTETRNYMMRVTENMRVYRARLAGGTAPLTAMADVQRGFPGPIGAFDTPEFSDTPSPDAPIGYLDYQKAQTTNPAAAAALTTPASGVMAPVADPKPSAKPVKDTRKKAVAEKKKKKAPPAKKTKKKKKKD comes from the coding sequence TTGCAGGATGCAGCCGCACCGCCGGCCGATACCGCCCGTCCCTATATTCCCTCCACCCTGTCCGGCAACGATTCCGCCCTGTTGCAGCAGGCGCTTTCGGCCGCCAAGTCGCGTAATTTCTCCCAGGCTGATTCGCTGGCCTCCGGTTTGAGCAGCCCGGTGGCGCGCAAGATCGTCACCTGGACCATCATCAACAACGACGGCAATATCTATAGCTTCGCCGCGCTCGATGCCGCCCGCCGCGACCTGTGGGGCTGGCCGCGCGAAGCGAAACGCCAGATCGCCGCCGAAAAACTGATCGGCCTGTCGGGCATGACCGCGCAGCAAACCGTCGACTGGTTCAAGGGCTCGCCGCCGCAAACCACCGAAGGCGCGACCGCCCTGATCACCGCCTATGGCAATCTGACCCGCACCGAAGAGGCGCGCGCCCTGGCCAAAAGCTGGTGGCGCACCAAGGTGTTCGACGCCCTGCCGCAAGCCAACTTCTATCAGGCCTTCAGCACCTATCTCACTCAGGATGACCATCAGGCGCGCCTGACCTGCCTCGAACTCAACTACCAGAGCGGCAATTCGCAGGCGATCCGCGACATGACCGCTTATGTCGGCCAGCATCAGGCCGATATCGCCAACGCCGTCATTGCCATGCGCACCAGTTCGGCCAGCGGCGACTCCCTCTATCAGAACGCCCTGAACGGCGATCTGCATAATTCAACCCTCGCCTTCGCCCGCGCCAAGTATCTGGCCGGCAAGGGGCTGGAGCCGCTCGGTTTCGCCCTGCTGGCCGACCTGCCGCCGGCCTCGGCCAGCCCGGACGCCGCCTCGCAGCTCTATTCGCTGCGCTGGGGCTATTTCAAAGCAGCCCTCAAGGCGCGCAATTATCGCGCCGCCTATGACGCTATGAAGGGCGGCGGTTTCGAGGCAGGGGAAAGCAAGGCCGAGGCCGAGTTCTTCGCCGGCTGGGTGGCGCTCATCAAATTGAACGACCCTGACACGGCCATCCGCCATTTTCACGAACTGGCCACGGCCGGCACCTCGCCCATCACGCAAGGGCGCGCCAACTACTGGCTGGGCCGCGCCTATGAAGCGCGCAACCGTCCGGCAACCAACGGCGTCGATGCCGACGCCACTCTGGCGCAGCGTTATTATGCGCAGGGCGGCCAGTATATCTATGCCTTCTATGGCCAGATGGCGGCTGAAAAAGCCGGCATCAAGACCATCACGCTTGGCAAGGACCCGGTGCCGAGCCAGGCGGACCGCGACCGCTTCGAGAGCCGTGACCTGATCAAGGCGGCGCGTCTGCTCGGTTCGACCGGCGAACTGGACCTGTTCCGCGCCATCGTGCTTCACCTCGATGACGTGCTGCCCAATGCCGAGGAAGAGGCCCTGCTGGTCGATCTGGTCGGTGCTTACGACTTGCAACTTATGGCCATGAAGGTGGCGCGCGTTTCGATGCAGCGCGGTTTCTATATCCCCGAACGCGCCTATCCGCTGCGCTCGGTTCCCAATGTACCGGGACCGGAAAAAGCCTTCGTGCTGGCCATCACCCGCCAGGAATTGAGCTTCGATCCGAGCGTCCGCTCCCACGCCAACGCACGCGGCATGATGCAGCTTATCCCGTCCACCGCGCGTGCCGTCGCCAACCGTCTCAATATGGGCTACAGCGACTCCCAGCTTTACGAGCCGGAATACAATATGACGCTCGGCACCTATCACCTCGGTGAACTGGTCGATCGTTTCGACGGCTCCTACGTCATGGCGGCAGCCGGTTATAATGCCGGCCCGAGCCGGATGAAGACCTGGGTAGCCGACTGTGGCGATCCGCGTGGCGCCACGGCCGACGCCCTGTCGTTTATCGAGTGCCACCCCTTCACCGAAACGCGCAACTACATGATGCGCGTGACGGAAAACATGCGTGTCTATCGTGCCCGACTGGCCGGTGGCACCGCCCCCCTGACCGCCATGGCCGATGTCCAGCGCGGCTTCCCCGGCCCGATAGGTGCGTTCGACACGCCGGAATTCAGCGACACGCCGTCGCCGGATGCGCCGATCGGCTATCTCGATTATCAGAAAGCACAGACTACCAATCCGGCAGCCGCGGCCGCCCTGACCACACCGGCCAGTGGCGTCATGGCGCCCGTGGCGGATCCGAAGCCGTCAGCCAAGCCCGTCAAGGATACCCGGAAGAAGGCCGTGGCTGAGAAAAAGAAGAAGAAAGCCCCACCGGCGAAGAAGACAAAAAAGAAAAAGAAGAAGGACTAA
- a CDS encoding SDR family oxidoreductase, translated as MDLGISGRYALVCASSQGLGKACALELAKAGCTVVINGRDADKLEAVAEEIRAATGAIIITVAGDVSLAATQSALISAVPQVDILVNNNGGPPFRDFRQIDRAAMLEGVTCNMVTPIELVQKVIDGMVARGFGRIVNITSGSVKMPLSGLDLSSGARLGLTGFLAGVARSVAHANVTINFLLPGSFDTARQTSGLSKKAADRGVDIATVKAESEAGIPAKRFGEPSEFGAACAFLCSAQAGYITGQSLLIDGGAFPGVV; from the coding sequence ATGGATCTCGGTATCAGCGGACGTTACGCGCTTGTGTGCGCCTCCAGTCAGGGACTGGGCAAGGCCTGCGCGCTCGAACTGGCGAAAGCCGGCTGCACGGTGGTGATTAACGGCCGCGACGCGGACAAGCTGGAAGCGGTGGCGGAGGAAATACGCGCCGCGACGGGCGCTATCATCATCACGGTGGCCGGTGATGTCAGTCTGGCGGCAACGCAAAGCGCGCTGATAAGCGCGGTGCCGCAGGTCGATATTCTGGTCAATAACAATGGCGGTCCGCCCTTCCGCGACTTCCGCCAGATTGACCGCGCCGCCATGCTGGAAGGCGTGACCTGCAATATGGTGACGCCAATCGAACTGGTGCAGAAGGTGATCGACGGTATGGTGGCGCGTGGTTTCGGTCGCATCGTCAACATCACCTCGGGGTCGGTAAAGATGCCCTTGAGCGGTCTTGATCTGTCAAGCGGCGCCCGCCTTGGCCTGACCGGTTTTCTGGCCGGCGTGGCGCGCAGCGTGGCGCACGCCAATGTGACGATCAACTTTCTGCTGCCGGGTTCGTTCGATACTGCGCGCCAGACCAGCGGTTTGAGCAAGAAGGCTGCCGATCGCGGGGTAGATATCGCTACGGTCAAGGCCGAGAGCGAGGCAGGCATCCCAGCGAAACGGTTTGGCGAACCGTCAGAATTCGGCGCGGCCTGTGCGTTTTTATGCTCGGCGCAGGCCGGTTATATCACCGGGCAAAGCCTGCTGATCGACGGCGGCGCTTTTCCGGGTGTTGTGTAA
- the smpB gene encoding SsrA-binding protein SmpB: MDVISTYKVIADNRRAKFDYFLEQNTEAGIALTGTEVKALRQGRANIAKSYVSIENGDELCLINADIPIYGHANRFNHEPRRPRKLLLHRKEISRFMVAIQREGMTIIPTKLFFNDKGLVKLEIALAKGKKLHDKREASADRDWARDKARLMRDKG; encoded by the coding sequence ATGGATGTTATCAGCACCTATAAGGTGATCGCCGATAACCGTCGGGCGAAGTTCGATTATTTCCTCGAACAGAATACCGAGGCGGGGATCGCCCTGACCGGCACCGAGGTCAAGGCGCTGCGTCAGGGACGGGCTAATATTGCTAAATCCTATGTTAGCATCGAGAATGGCGACGAACTGTGCCTAATCAATGCCGATATCCCGATCTACGGCCACGCCAACCGCTTTAATCACGAGCCGCGCCGGCCGCGCAAACTGCTGCTCCATCGGAAAGAAATCAGCCGTTTCATGGTGGCCATCCAGCGCGAAGGCATGACGATCATCCCGACCAAGCTGTTCTTCAACGACAAGGGCCTGGTGAAGCTGGAAATCGCCCTCGCCAAGGGCAAGAAGCTGCACGACAAGCGTGAAGCCAGCGCCGACCGCGACTGGGCGCGCGATAAAGCCCGCCTGATGCGGGATAAGGGGTAG
- the leuA gene encoding 2-isopropylmalate synthase — protein MMLTNPDTKYRPFSLGVNMSDRTWPDKVTTKAPRWLSTDLRDGNQALADPMDVDKKLMFFKLLLSVGLKEIEVGFPSASQTEFDFVRKLIEENLIPDDVTIQVLTQSREDLIKRSFEALRGAKKAIVHLYNATSPLFRRVVFNMDKPDVLALARKGMGLLVAEAAAQPETEWGFEYSPETFTATEPEFALEVCNAVIEVVQPTPLKPLILNLPATVEVAGPHTYADQIEWFCRHISKRDSVVISLHPHNDRGTGTAAAELALLAGADRIEGCLFGNGERTGNVDLVTLALNLYTQGVSPELDFSHMREVVKTVEHCNNIPVHPRHPYAGELVFTAFSGSHQDAIKKGFAAHEKRNDGYWEMPYLPIDPADLGESYEAVIRVNSQSGKGGIAWILEQNHGLKLPRRFQVDFSKKIQDITDASAKEVSGTDLWDAFQAAYHLTGPQAYELIEYDHKGPVRSGATRTFVGRIIKDGIETSVIGHGNGLISSAVRGLNSHYDLGLEVVDYAEHALNVGSESQAVAYVECRAGDRTVFGVGIDHDVATASIKAVLSAANALKV, from the coding sequence GACCAATCCCGACACCAAGTACCGTCCGTTTTCCCTCGGCGTCAACATGTCCGACCGCACCTGGCCGGACAAGGTGACCACGAAAGCGCCGCGCTGGCTCTCCACCGATCTGCGCGATGGCAATCAGGCGCTGGCCGATCCGATGGATGTCGACAAGAAGCTGATGTTCTTCAAGCTTCTCCTCAGCGTGGGCCTCAAGGAGATCGAGGTCGGCTTCCCGTCGGCATCGCAGACCGAGTTCGATTTCGTGCGCAAGCTGATCGAGGAAAACCTGATTCCCGACGACGTCACCATCCAGGTGCTGACGCAATCGCGCGAAGACCTGATCAAGCGCTCGTTCGAGGCCCTGCGCGGCGCCAAGAAGGCGATCGTGCACCTCTATAATGCGACGAGCCCCCTCTTCCGCCGCGTCGTGTTCAACATGGACAAACCAGACGTGCTGGCATTGGCGCGCAAGGGTATGGGCCTGCTGGTCGCCGAGGCCGCCGCGCAACCGGAAACCGAATGGGGCTTCGAGTACAGCCCGGAAACCTTCACTGCCACCGAGCCCGAGTTCGCGCTTGAGGTCTGCAACGCCGTGATCGAGGTTGTGCAGCCGACGCCATTAAAGCCTTTGATCCTCAACCTACCAGCCACGGTCGAGGTTGCCGGTCCGCACACCTATGCCGACCAGATCGAATGGTTCTGCCGCCATATCAGCAAGCGCGACAGCGTGGTCATCAGCCTGCACCCGCACAATGACCGCGGCACCGGCACCGCGGCGGCCGAACTGGCCCTGCTGGCCGGCGCCGACCGCATCGAAGGCTGCCTGTTCGGCAATGGCGAACGCACCGGCAATGTCGATTTGGTGACGCTGGCGCTCAATCTCTATACGCAGGGCGTGTCGCCGGAGCTCGACTTCTCCCATATGCGCGAGGTGGTGAAGACGGTCGAACACTGCAACAATATCCCGGTGCATCCGCGCCACCCCTACGCCGGCGAACTGGTTTTTACCGCCTTCTCAGGCTCGCACCAGGACGCCATCAAGAAGGGCTTCGCGGCCCACGAGAAGCGTAACGACGGCTATTGGGAAATGCCCTATCTGCCGATCGATCCGGCCGATCTCGGCGAGAGCTACGAGGCCGTGATCCGCGTCAACTCCCAGTCCGGAAAGGGGGGGATAGCGTGGATTCTTGAGCAAAATCATGGCCTGAAGCTGCCCCGCCGGTTTCAGGTAGACTTCTCGAAGAAGATTCAGGACATTACCGACGCCTCGGCCAAGGAAGTCAGTGGCACGGATCTGTGGGACGCCTTCCAGGCGGCTTACCACCTGACCGGGCCACAGGCCTATGAACTGATCGAATACGACCACAAGGGGCCGGTGCGTTCCGGCGCCACACGCACCTTCGTGGGCAGGATCATCAAGGATGGTATCGAGACCTCGGTCATTGGCCATGGCAATGGCCTGATCTCCAGCGCCGTGCGCGGGCTCAATTCGCACTATGATCTGGGCCTTGAAGTGGTCGATTACGCCGAACACGCGCTCAATGTCGGCAGCGAAAGCCAGGCGGTGGCCTATGTCGAGTGCAGGGCCGGCGACCGCACGGTCTTTGGCGTCGGCATTGATCATGATGTCGCCACGGCCAGCATCAAGGCGGTGCTTTCGGCCGCCAACGCCCTGAAGGTGTAG
- a CDS encoding NYN domain-containing protein codes for MSFYPTDRIALFIDGANLYSAAKALNFDIDYRKLLDEFKKRGILIRAYYYTALVEGDDYSPIRPLVDWLDYNGFSLITKSAREYTDAQGRKRWRGDMDIEIACDMMEMAEHADHLVLFSGDGDFRRLIESVQRKGARVTVVSTVKSSPPMTSDELRRQADTFVDLADLATVVGRPRSSHANPPKFLGTEDDDDDTI; via the coding sequence ATGAGCTTTTATCCCACCGACCGTATCGCGCTTTTTATTGATGGTGCCAACCTCTATTCGGCCGCCAAGGCGCTCAATTTCGACATCGACTATCGCAAGCTGCTCGATGAATTCAAAAAGCGCGGCATTCTGATCCGCGCCTACTATTATACCGCCCTGGTCGAGGGCGACGATTACTCGCCGATCCGCCCGCTTGTCGACTGGCTCGATTACAACGGCTTTTCCCTGATCACCAAATCGGCCCGGGAATATACCGATGCGCAAGGCCGCAAGCGCTGGCGCGGTGACATGGATATCGAAATCGCCTGTGACATGATGGAAATGGCCGAACACGCCGACCATCTGGTGCTGTTCTCCGGCGATGGTGACTTCCGCCGCCTGATCGAGTCCGTACAGCGTAAGGGCGCGCGCGTCACCGTCGTTTCCACCGTCAAGTCGTCGCCGCCCATGACCTCCGACGAACTGCGCCGTCAGGCCGATACCTTTGTCGATCTGGCCGATCTCGCCACTGTTGTCGGTCGTCCACGTTCCAGCCACGCCAATCCGCCGAAATTCCTCGGCACCGAGGATGATGACGACGACACGATTTGA
- a CDS encoding thermonuclease family protein, whose translation MMSIWMSAKALAKLVIMGGQVEGLDVLRNRKHMFQMSRSVTLCLALSVLAWPVLAKQPVVSGSAYAVDGDTLVIKHRHVRLFGIDAFEHDQTCGRFRCGVEATSALRGLIEGQIITCRQQDHDQYGRMVAICKLPSGLDLGAEMVRRGLAVDYRSFTLDYMDEETDARAHKRGAWARGFQSLVQYRREHPR comes from the coding sequence ATGATGTCAATATGGATGAGCGCGAAGGCGTTGGCGAAGCTGGTGATCATGGGCGGGCAAGTAGAGGGTTTGGACGTTTTGCGCAACCGTAAACACATGTTTCAGATGTCACGTTCGGTTACGCTCTGTTTGGCCTTAAGTGTTCTGGCGTGGCCGGTGCTGGCGAAACAGCCGGTCGTGAGCGGCAGCGCCTATGCCGTCGATGGCGACACCCTGGTGATCAAACACCGGCATGTGCGCCTGTTCGGGATAGATGCCTTCGAGCACGATCAGACCTGCGGCCGCTTTCGCTGCGGCGTCGAGGCGACGTCTGCTTTGCGTGGGCTTATTGAAGGCCAGATCATCACCTGCCGGCAGCAGGATCATGACCAGTATGGCCGCATGGTTGCGATCTGCAAGCTACCGTCAGGCCTTGATCTCGGGGCTGAGATGGTGCGGCGCGGACTGGCGGTCGATTACCGCAGCTTCACGCTGGACTATATGGATGAGGAGACCGACGCCCGCGCGCACAAACGCGGCGCCTGGGCGCGGGGTTTTCAGAGCCTGGTGCAATATCGCCGGGAGCATCCGAGGTAG
- a CDS encoding DMT family transporter, giving the protein MSDQPIQKSPLSAPWLLIWGGYILAMLGAFLFASKGIWIKLAYAYDIDASALMALRLSIATPFFVVFGILTFLRARSKGTNTLPPIDRQPGLYIRTLLVGALGYWLASYTDFESLTTLSPQFERLILFTYPLFVILFGAMFFKQPFRLKAVWAFAISYAGLAMVFITDLNAHGSAIVVGALWCMVSSVAFAMYLLLAKPLIKRMGPSLFTSWAMSGAAIATGTHFLLVHKISDIHMTPPLLTLVIGLAIGATVLPSYLTNFALSRISSQANAVISFINPIFTLAMSALILNQHISPSDIIGTLLVLTGVGLYIWIDQRATRREAEAQLATSKG; this is encoded by the coding sequence ATGTCCGACCAGCCCATACAGAAAAGCCCGCTTTCAGCCCCGTGGTTATTGATCTGGGGCGGCTATATCCTGGCCATGCTGGGCGCGTTCCTTTTCGCCAGCAAGGGCATCTGGATCAAGCTGGCCTATGCCTACGATATCGACGCCTCAGCCCTGATGGCGCTGCGCCTGTCGATCGCCACGCCGTTCTTCGTCGTCTTCGGCATCCTGACCTTCCTGCGCGCCAGATCCAAAGGCACCAACACCCTGCCGCCGATCGACCGACAGCCGGGACTGTATATCCGCACGCTGCTGGTCGGCGCGCTTGGCTACTGGCTGGCCAGCTATACCGATTTCGAGAGCCTGACGACCCTATCGCCGCAATTCGAGCGCCTGATCCTCTTCACCTACCCCCTCTTCGTCATTCTGTTCGGCGCTATGTTCTTCAAGCAGCCTTTCCGCCTGAAGGCCGTATGGGCGTTTGCGATCAGCTACGCCGGGCTGGCGATGGTCTTCATCACCGACCTGAACGCGCACGGCTCGGCCATCGTGGTCGGCGCCCTGTGGTGCATGGTGTCGTCGGTGGCGTTTGCCATGTACCTGCTGCTGGCCAAGCCATTGATCAAGCGCATGGGGCCATCACTATTTACCTCGTGGGCGATGAGCGGCGCCGCCATCGCCACCGGCACGCACTTCCTGCTGGTGCACAAGATCAGCGACATCCACATGACGCCGCCACTGCTGACTCTGGTGATCGGACTGGCGATCGGCGCCACTGTCCTGCCGAGCTACCTGACCAATTTTGCGCTCAGCCGCATCTCGTCACAGGCCAATGCCGTGATCAGCTTCATCAATCCGATCTTCACTCTGGCCATGAGCGCGCTGATCCTCAACCAGCACATCAGCCCGTCGGATATCATCGGCACCCTGCTGGTTCTGACCGGGGTCGGCCTCTATATCTGGATCGACCAGCGCGCAACGCGGCGCGAGGCAGAAGCTCAGCTCGCGACATCCAAAGGATAG
- the folK gene encoding 2-amino-4-hydroxy-6-hydroxymethyldihydropteridine diphosphokinase — protein sequence MAGSVSNTAIFVAYGSNLSAGQQTASQAFARLVKDLEARGLIVNKISRLWSSQAWPDPSDPPYLNAVLQIATDLQPNDLMQLLHGVEEDSGRVRDGRLNTPRVLDLDLIAYGDVVLEGENGLVLPHPRAAERAFVMGPLAEIATDWVHPVNGLTAQDLYASATVARDAYPLDVAS from the coding sequence ATGGCGGGAAGCGTCAGCAATACGGCGATTTTTGTCGCCTATGGTTCAAACCTGTCGGCGGGTCAACAGACTGCATCGCAAGCTTTCGCGCGCCTTGTCAAGGATTTGGAAGCGCGTGGATTAATTGTGAACAAAATTTCTCGTCTGTGGTCGTCGCAGGCCTGGCCGGATCCGAGCGATCCGCCCTATCTAAATGCCGTCTTGCAAATTGCAACTGATTTGCAACCAAATGATTTAATGCAGCTTTTGCACGGGGTAGAAGAAGATTCCGGGCGTGTGCGTGATGGCCGCCTGAACACGCCGCGCGTGCTGGATCTCGATTTAATCGCCTATGGCGACGTGGTGCTGGAAGGCGAAAACGGGCTGGTCCTGCCGCATCCGCGCGCCGCCGAGCGCGCCTTCGTCATGGGGCCGCTGGCCGAGATCGCGACGGACTGGGTGCATCCAGTTAATGGACTGACGGCGCAAGACCTCTATGCAAGCGCCACCGTTGCCCGGGACGCCTATCCTTTGGATGTCGCGAGCTGA
- the dapA gene encoding 4-hydroxy-tetrahydrodipicolinate synthase: protein MTDRAAQPLFRGVITALVTPFKGGEVDYAALEKLVEFQIAGGVHGIVPVGTTGETSTLTMEEHRAVVKLCVEKVAGRIKVIAGAGSNNTAETLELAHHAKEVGADAVLVVAPYYNKPSQEGLYQHFKALNDNVQIPALLYNVPGRTVVDMSNETVARLAKLPNIVGIKDATGDLERISQMRLMIEGDFSYISGDDPTLLGYLAHGGHGVISVTSNVAPAQVVAMYEAVVQNAYEAALQWQDKLITLHKVLFADSSPSPTKYAMSRLGLCSDEVRLPIVACSQAVRPLVDQAMALAGLPLAGQERVTA, encoded by the coding sequence ATGACCGACAGAGCTGCACAACCCCTTTTCCGCGGCGTAATTACCGCTCTGGTGACGCCCTTCAAGGGTGGCGAGGTCGATTATGCGGCGCTGGAGAAACTGGTCGAGTTTCAGATCGCCGGCGGCGTGCACGGCATTGTGCCGGTGGGCACCACGGGCGAGACCTCGACCCTGACCATGGAAGAGCATCGCGCCGTCGTGAAGCTGTGCGTCGAAAAGGTGGCGGGGCGTATCAAGGTGATCGCCGGCGCCGGCTCGAACAATACCGCCGAGACGCTGGAACTGGCCCATCACGCCAAGGAGGTCGGCGCCGATGCCGTCCTGGTCGTCGCGCCCTATTATAACAAGCCGTCGCAGGAAGGCCTGTACCAGCACTTCAAGGCGCTGAATGACAATGTCCAGATTCCGGCCCTGCTGTACAATGTGCCCGGTCGTACCGTCGTGGATATGAGCAACGAGACCGTGGCGCGCCTCGCCAAACTGCCGAACATCGTCGGCATCAAGGATGCTACCGGTGATCTGGAACGGATCAGCCAGATGCGTCTGATGATTGAAGGCGACTTCTCCTATATCTCCGGCGATGACCCGACCCTGCTCGGCTATCTGGCGCACGGCGGTCACGGTGTCATTTCGGTGACCTCGAACGTCGCGCCGGCGCAGGTGGTGGCCATGTATGAGGCGGTCGTCCAGAACGCTTATGAGGCAGCGCTGCAGTGGCAGGACAAGCTGATTACACTGCACAAGGTTTTGTTCGCCGATTCCTCACCGTCGCCCACCAAGTACGCCATGAGCCGCCTTGGTCTCTGCAGTGATGAGGTGCGTCTACCGATCGTCGCCTGTTCGCAAGCCGTGCGCCCGCTGGTTGATCAGGCCATGGCTCTTGCCGGGTTGCCGCTGGCGGGGCAGGAACGGGTCACCGCCTAA